A portion of the Juglans microcarpa x Juglans regia isolate MS1-56 chromosome 1D, Jm3101_v1.0, whole genome shotgun sequence genome contains these proteins:
- the LOC121257527 gene encoding reticulon-like protein B22 — protein MDSNDCKNNNESKGSSRQGRRSQLGMPLILLISGTLVYYHCAYRKASLLSLVSDVLIVLLCSLAILGLLFRQLNISVPVDPLEWQISQDTANGIVACIANTVGAAESVLRVAATGHDKRLFFRVVVCLYTLSALGRFVSGVTVAYAGLFLFCLYLLAENSQSIG, from the exons ATGGATAGCAATGATTGTAAGAACAACAACGAAAGCAAGGGGAGCAGTAGACAAGGGAGGAGAAGCCAACTTGGGATGCCTTTGATTCTGTTGATCAGCGGTACTTTGGTGTACTACCACTGCGCATATAGGAAGGCCAGCCTTCTCTCTTTGGTCTCCGACGTCCTCATCGTTCTCCTCTGCTCCCTCGCCATTCTCGGTCTCCTCTTCCGCCAATTGAACATCTC GGTACCCGTGGATCCACTTGAGTGGCAGATTTCTCAGGACACTGCTAATGGCATTGTTGCGTGTATAGCTAATACAGTTGGAGCTGCGGAGTCTGTTTTGAGGGTTGCCGCGACGGGGCATGACAAGAGGCTATTTTTCAGG GTGGTGGTTTGTCTGTACACGCTATCCGCTTTGGGACGATTTGTTTCAGGTGTTACAGTTGCTTATGCTG GGTTGTTCTTGTTTTGTCTATACCTGTTAGCAGAGAATTCTCAATCAATCGGCTAA